One Pongo pygmaeus isolate AG05252 chromosome 10, NHGRI_mPonPyg2-v2.0_pri, whole genome shotgun sequence genomic window carries:
- the GALNT6 gene encoding polypeptide N-acetylgalactosaminyltransferase 6: protein MRLLRRRHMPLRLAMVGCAFVLFLFLLHRDVSSREEATEKPWLKSLVSRKDHVLDLMLEAMNNLRDSMPKLQIRAPEAQQTLFSINQSCLPGFYTPAELKPFWERPPQDPNAPGADGKAFQKSKWTPLETQEKEEGYKKHCFNAFASDRISLQRSLGPDTRPPECVDQKFRRCPPLATTSVIIVFHNEAWSTLLRTVYSVLHTTPAILLKEIILVDDASTEEHLKEKLEQYVKQLQVVRVVRQEERKGLITARLLGASVAQAEVLTFLDAHCECFHGWLEPLLARIAEDKTVVVSPDIVTIDLNTFEFAKPVQRGRVHSRGNFDWSLTFGWETLPPHEKQRRKDETYPIKSPTFAGGLFSISKSYFEHIGTYDNQMEIWGGENVEMSFRVWQCGGQMEIIPCSVVGHVFRTKSPHTFPKGTSVIARNQVRLAEVWMDSYKKIFYRRNLQAAKMAQEKSFGDISERLQLREQLHCHNFSWYLHNVYPEMFVPDLTPTFYGAIKNLGTNQCLDVGENNRGGKPLIMYSCHGLGGNQYFEYTTQRDLRHNIAKQLCLHVSKGALGLGSCHFTGKNSQVPKDEEWELAQDQLIRNSGSGTCLTSQDKKPAMAPCNPSDPHQLWLFV from the exons ATGAGGCTCCTCCGCAGACGCCACATgcccctgcgcctggccatgGTGGGCTGCGCCTTTgtgctcttcctcttcctcctgcatAGGGACGTGAGCAGCAGGGAGGAGGCCACAGAGAAGCCATGGCTGAAGTCCCTGGTGAGCCGGAAGGATCACGTCCTGGACCTCATGCTGGAGGCCATGAACAACCTTAGAGATTCAATGCCCAAGCTCCAAATTAGGGCTCCAGAAGCCCAGCAGACTCTGTTCTCCATAAACCAGTCCTGCCTCCCTGGGTTCTATACCCCAGCTGAACTGAAGCCCTTCTGGGAACGGCCACCACAGGACCCTAATGCCCCTGGGGCAGATGGAAAAGCATTTCAGAAGAGCAAGTGGACCcccctggagacccaggaaaaggaagaaggctaTAAGAAGCACTGCTTCAATGCCTTTGCCAGCGACCGGATCTCCCTGCAGAGGTCCCTGGGGCCAGACACCCGACCACCTGA GTGTGTGGACCAGAAGTTCCGGCGCTGCCCCCCACTGGCCACCACCAGCGTCATCATTGTGTTCCACAACGAGGCCTGGTCCACGCTGCTGCGAACAGTGTACAGCGTCCTACACACCACCCCTGCCATCTTGCTCAAGGAGATCATACTGGTGGATGATGCCAGCACggagg AGCACCTAAAGGAGAAGCTGGAGCAGTACGTGAAGCAGCTGCAGGTGGTGAGGGTGGTGCGGCAGGAGGAGCGGAAGGGGCTGATCACCGCCCGGCTGCTGGGGGCCAGTGTGGCACAGGCAGAGGTGCTCACATTCCTGGATGCCCACT GTGAGTGCTTCCACGGCTGGCTGGAGCCCCTCCTGGCTCGAATCGCTGAGGACAAGACAGTGGTGGTGAGCCCAGACATCGTCACCATCGACCTTAATACTTTTGAGTTCGCCAAGCCCGTCCAGAGGGGCAGAGTCCATAGCCGAGGCAACTTTGACTGGAGTCTGACCTTCGGCTGGGAAACACTTCCTCCACATGAGAAGCAGAGGCGCAAGGATGAGACCTACCCCATCAA ATCCCCGACGTTTGCTGGTGGCCTCTTCTCCATCTCCAAGTCCTACTTTGAGCACATCGGTACCTATGATAATCAGATGGAGATCTGGGGAGGGGAGAACGTGGAAATGTCCTTCCGG GTGTGGCAGTGTGGGGGCCAGATGGAGATCATCCCCTGCTCTGTCGTAGGCCATGTGTTCCGGACCAAGAGCCCCCACACCTTCCCCAAGGGCACTAGTGTCATTGCTCGCAATCAAGTGCGCCTGGCGGAGGTCTGGATGGACAGCTACAAGAAGATTTTCTATAGGAGAAATCTGCAGGCAGCAAAGATGGCCCAAGAG AAATCCTTCGGTGACATTTCGGAACGACTGCAGCTGAGGGAACAACTGCACTGTCACAACTTTTCCTGGTACCTGCACAATGTCTACCCAGAGATGTTTGTTCCTGACCTGACGCCCACCTTCTATGGTGCC ATCAAGAACCTTGGCACCAACCAATGCCTGGATGTGGGTGAGAACAACCGCGGGGGGAAGCCCCTCATCATGTACTCCTGCCACGGCCTTGGTGGCAACCAG TACTTCGAGTACACAACTCAGAGGGACCTTCGCCACAACATTGCAAAGCAGCTGTGTCTACATGTCAGCAAGGGTGCTCTGGGCCTTGGGAGCTGTCACTTCACTGGCAAGAATAGCCAGGTCCCCAAGGACGAGGAATGGGAATTGGCCCAG